The following coding sequences lie in one Capnocytophaga stomatis genomic window:
- a CDS encoding purine-nucleoside phosphorylase → MEINEKINETARIIQSYISEHTPEFAVILGSGLSKLQDEVEVISEIKYSHIPNFPKSTVSGHTGKLIYGKIENRYVLMMAGRVHYYEGYSMQEVTFPIRVFHKLGIKRLILSNASGGVNPNFSIGDIMIIRDHINLFPEHPLRGKNLDQFGVRFPDMSKPYNHRMIAELEEIAKNNNIKVHKGVYVGLQGPSFETPAEYGMIRILGGDAVGMSTVPETIVACHQNMDVCAVSIITDLGGPEISPNVSHEEVLNAANKAMPNVILLVKNLIKNYR, encoded by the coding sequence ATGGAAATCAATGAAAAAATAAACGAAACCGCACGTATTATACAATCTTACATTTCAGAACACACTCCCGAATTTGCAGTTATCTTAGGCTCAGGGCTTAGCAAATTGCAAGATGAAGTGGAGGTTATCTCTGAAATAAAATATTCACATATCCCAAATTTCCCAAAATCAACAGTATCAGGACACACAGGAAAATTAATCTACGGAAAGATTGAAAACCGCTATGTTTTGATGATGGCTGGTAGGGTTCATTACTATGAAGGATATTCTATGCAAGAAGTTACTTTCCCTATTCGTGTATTTCATAAACTGGGTATCAAGCGATTAATCCTTTCAAATGCATCCGGAGGAGTAAATCCGAACTTCTCAATTGGTGATATTATGATTATTCGTGACCATATTAATTTATTTCCGGAACATCCCCTAAGAGGAAAAAATTTAGATCAATTTGGCGTTCGATTCCCTGATATGAGCAAACCTTACAATCACAGAATGATTGCCGAATTAGAGGAGATAGCAAAAAATAATAATATTAAGGTGCATAAAGGCGTTTATGTTGGGCTACAAGGTCCTTCGTTTGAAACTCCAGCCGAGTACGGAATGATTCGGATTTTAGGCGGAGATGCCGTGGGAATGAGTACTGTACCTGAAACAATTGTAGCATGCCACCAAAATATGGATGTTTGTGCCGTTTCTATCATCACTGACTTAGGAGGTCCTGAAATTTCACCAAATGTCTCTCACGAAGAAGTACTAAATGCGGCAAATAAGGCTATGCCTAACGTAATTTTATTAGTAAAGAATCTTATAAAAAACTACAGATAA
- the fmt gene encoding methionyl-tRNA formyltransferase produces the protein MKNLRIIFMGTPDFALESLKQLVENKYNVVGVVTIPDKNVGRGQKLQSSPVKIYAEKNQIPVFQPTNLKSEDFVNSLKELNPDLQIVVAFRMLPKVVWQLPKYGTFNLHASLLPNYRGSAPINWAIINGEQKTGVTTFFIDEKIDTGAIILQSEMVISERETAGTLHDKLMTQGAELVLKTVDEIEKGTLKVVQQPMNEVFAEAPKIFKETCRVNWEKEGIAIERLIRGMSPYPTAWTILLQKGEEMNIKIYDAVFQKEGHSLPNGKIKVQNRQIYVAVKEGFVNLLELQMPGKKRMKASDLLNGFSFDEEAKFI, from the coding sequence ATGAAAAATCTTAGAATAATTTTTATGGGAACTCCCGATTTTGCCTTGGAAAGTTTAAAACAGTTAGTTGAAAATAAGTACAATGTGGTCGGAGTTGTCACAATTCCTGATAAAAATGTTGGTCGTGGACAAAAATTACAATCTTCACCGGTAAAAATATATGCTGAAAAGAATCAAATACCTGTATTTCAGCCAACAAATTTGAAGAGTGAAGATTTTGTTAATTCACTGAAAGAATTAAACCCCGATTTGCAAATTGTGGTTGCTTTTCGGATGTTACCAAAAGTAGTTTGGCAGTTACCTAAGTACGGAACATTTAATCTACACGCTTCATTATTACCTAATTACAGAGGTTCTGCACCAATCAATTGGGCAATCATAAATGGTGAACAGAAAACGGGAGTTACCACTTTTTTTATTGATGAAAAGATAGATACGGGAGCTATTATTTTGCAATCAGAAATGGTGATTTCGGAAAGAGAAACTGCTGGAACTCTGCACGATAAATTAATGACGCAAGGAGCAGAGTTAGTGCTAAAAACTGTTGACGAAATAGAAAAAGGAACTCTTAAAGTGGTACAACAGCCTATGAATGAGGTTTTTGCGGAAGCTCCAAAAATTTTTAAAGAAACTTGCAGAGTTAATTGGGAGAAAGAGGGAATCGCCATTGAGAGGTTAATACGAGGAATGAGTCCGTATCCAACCGCTTGGACGATTTTGCTTCAAAAGGGAGAAGAAATGAATATAAAAATATATGATGCTGTTTTTCAGAAAGAAGGCCATTCTCTTCCTAATGGAAAAATAAAAGTACAAAACAGACAAATATATGTTGCTGTCAAAGAAGGTTTTGTAAACTTATTGGAATTGCAAATGCCAGGGAAGAAACGTATGAAAGCCAGTGACTTACTGAATGGGTTTTCTTTTGATGAAGAAGCGAAATTTATTTGA
- a CDS encoding M28 family metallopeptidase: MKYIYLFLMFCCSVSYAQKSLQEGLKTINRQSAEAHIDFLADDALEGRESGFQGGRIARNYIVSQLRQIGVEPLFSDGYLQHFSAYRADSQSKDSKRYTVVDSVINRLKTNTHYRLEMANVLGMIKGKKADEYVIVGAHYDHLGVDKYLEGDQIYNGADDNASGVSAVLQLAKAFKASGEQPLRTIIFAFWDGEERGLLGSKYFTNHCSFRNQIKAYLNYDMIGRDNRPQQPNYFVYFYTASHSVFGDWLKSDIQKYKLDLQPDYRAWDNPVGGSDNGSFAIHKIPIVWFHTDGHPDYHKPTDHSDKLNWEKIVEITKASYLIFWKLANDKY, translated from the coding sequence ATGAAATATATTTATTTGTTTTTAATGTTTTGTTGTTCTGTTAGTTATGCTCAAAAATCTCTTCAGGAGGGATTGAAAACCATCAACAGGCAATCGGCAGAGGCACATATTGATTTTCTGGCAGATGACGCTTTGGAAGGACGCGAGTCAGGGTTTCAAGGCGGACGCATAGCTCGGAATTATATCGTTTCACAATTGCGACAAATTGGGGTTGAGCCTCTTTTCTCCGATGGATATTTGCAACATTTTTCAGCTTACAGGGCTGATAGTCAGTCTAAAGATTCGAAAAGATACACAGTGGTTGATTCTGTTATTAACCGATTGAAAACCAATACTCATTATCGTCTTGAAATGGCTAATGTTTTGGGAATGATAAAAGGTAAAAAAGCGGATGAATACGTTATTGTCGGTGCTCATTATGACCATTTGGGAGTGGATAAATATCTTGAAGGAGACCAAATATATAATGGTGCAGATGACAACGCTTCAGGTGTTTCGGCGGTGTTGCAACTTGCAAAGGCATTTAAGGCGTCGGGCGAACAACCTTTGCGAACGATTATATTTGCTTTTTGGGATGGAGAAGAAAGAGGATTGCTTGGTTCTAAGTATTTTACGAATCATTGTTCTTTCCGAAACCAAATCAAAGCATATTTGAATTATGATATGATTGGCAGGGATAATCGTCCGCAGCAGCCTAATTACTTCGTGTATTTTTATACGGCTTCACATTCCGTTTTTGGAGATTGGTTAAAATCAGATATTCAGAAATATAAACTTGATTTACAGCCGGATTATAGGGCTTGGGATAATCCCGTAGGAGGAAGTGATAACGGTTCTTTTGCAATTCATAAAATCCCGATTGTATGGTTCCACACCGACGGACATCCTGATTATCACAAACCTACCGACCATAGTGATAAACTTAATTGGGAGAAAATTGTGGAAATCACAAAGGCATCTTACTTGATTTTCTGGAAATTAGCAAATGACAAGTATTGA